The sequence below is a genomic window from Chryseobacterium foetidum.
TACCTTGGGTAGTTGATAAAAAATATAAAAAAATCTATAACCTTGAATACGCAACCGGTACAGATAAGCTAAGCAAAATCACCATGAGAAACGGTGAGGAAATTACAGGAGTGCCGTTTGATTATACAATGTATTCAGTTTCAAACTATGTTTATTCGGGTGACAATATTGCTACAGTAGAAAGAAACTACGGGCCAATTAATGCAGGGACATTCGGAGCAGCTACTGAGAAATACAAGTATGAATATTTCACTTTAGATACACAGATTAATCCTCATACACTGTTGCCTTTTGCTTACAAAATTTCTCACTTACTTTCTACAAGAGTAAATGATGAGAAAAGCCACAGCTTATCAATCAACAATCCGCGAAGAATGACGATTACCGATCTGATGATTCCTATTCCTACTCCGGTTGTATTTACAACCAATTATACATACGATCCACAGACGTATATGACTAAAGGTTTTGGAATTAATTACATCTACAAGCCACAATAAGAACAAAGTTTTTACACAAACCAAGCCTCATCTTTTATAAGATGAGGTTTTTTTATTTTTAAAAATTTAATTTTGCAAAAAAAATAGAATGAAATACCTTATCGTAGGATTAGGAAATAAAGGAGTTGAGTATGAAAATACCCGTCATAATATTGGTTTTAAAGTAGCTGAAAAAATTGCTGAGACATTAGAAGTATCATTCAACACAACTAATTTTGGCTGGATGGCTGAAGGAAAATATAAAGGAAGAAAAGTTTTTGTTCTGAAACCTGATACTTACATGAATCTCTCCGGAAATGCCGTTAAATACTGGATGCAGAAAGAAAATATCCCTTTGGAGAATGTTTTGATTATCACCGATGATCTTGCACTTCCCTTCGGAACTTTAAGAATGAAAATGAAAGGATCTGATGCTGGACACAATGGTTTAAAAAATATCAACGAAGTTCTTCAGACTCAAAATTATGCTCGTTTAAGATTTGGAATTTCCGCTGAATTTTCTGAAGGCAGACAGGTAGATTATGTTTTAGGAACGTGGAATGCTGAGGAATCTGAAAAGCTTTCTGAAAGAATTGAAAAATTTGCCAAAGCATCTTTGTCTTTCGTCTTTGCAGGAATTGGCAATACAATGTCTGCATTTAACGGAAAATAAATAAAAAAGACCATTTCTAAAACTTTGAAATGGTCTTTTTTTAAATTGAATATTTGAAATCTGAATATCCTCAATCGTCTAAATATATAACACCCAGCATCCAGCACCGAGCACCCAACATTCCGCTACATCGCTCTTTTGTGTGTAATCACAATATGAGAATTTTCGTCGGTCTCATAATCTTTATAGGAAGTTTTAAAACCGAGTAATTCTACTTCAATATCTTCTTCACTCGCTCTGATGTTGGCAAATTCCTGAATCATTTCCAGCACATCTGTGGCAATATAAGCTGTTGATCTGGCGTCAAAAATAACTTTAGAGTTAGGTTTAATGTTTTTCAGTGTTTTTTTGATGGCTGCTTTATTAAGAAATGAAACTTCTTCAGCCAGTTTAATAGTGATTTCATCTGCGTCGTCCAGTTTTTCTTTACTCAGATAATAGGCACGTTTCATATTTCCCTGAAGAATATAAAATACTGAAATTGCAAGACCAATGCCCACGCCTTTCAGCAAATCTGTTGCTACAACAGCCACTACAGTGGCTACAAACGGAATAAACTGAAATTTGCCCAGTTGCCAGAAGTGTTTGAATGTAGCCGGCTTTGCAAGTTTATACCCTACAAGAAGTAAGACCGCCGCCAAAGTTGCAAATGGAATCAGATTTAAGACAACTGGAATTGATAAAACACAGATTAAAAGCAAGACACCATGAATGATTGTTGATGCTTTAGAAGTAGCTCCCGCATTTGCATTAGCAGAGCTTCTTACTACAACAGATGTCATCGGCAGTCCGCCTATAAACGAACTTACAAGATTTCCGAGTCCCTGGGCTTTTAATTCGAGATTGGTATCTGTAATTCTTTTCTGCATATCAAGACGGTCTGATGCTTCTATGCACAATAGTGTTTCAATAGAAGCCACAACGGCAATGGTTGCTCCCGTAAGCCAAACTTTCCAGTTGAGAAAGCCTGCGAAATCAGGAAGGGTTATATAATTTTTAAAATCATCTAAATTTTTTGGAACCGGAAGTGAAACTAAATGTTCTTTCCCAATAGCCAAAGAACTGCCCGTTGATTTAAAGATCTCATTCAACAAAATTCCTATCGTAACAGCTACTAATGCTCCGGGGAGAACTTTAAGCCTCTTTAAAGCGGGGATTCGGTCCCATGACAATAGTACTGCAAGTGAAATCACTGTGATAACAATGGCTCCGGGATGAATAGCACGGATAAGTTCGGAGAAATAATTAAAATTAATTCCGTTGTCAAATATTGATTCATGACCTTCGTAATCTTTATCAAAACCTACCGCATGCGGAATCTGTTTTAAAATAATAATAATTCCGATGGCTGCGAGCATTCCTTCAATTACATTATTTGGAAAATAATTAGAAATACTGCCTGCACGAATGAAACCTAAGACAAGCTGAATAAGTCCTGCGATAATGCCTGCACAAAGAAACAGTTCAAATGCTCCCAAATCTGTGATTGCAGTTAAAACAATAGCTGTAAGACCTGCTGCAGGTCCGGAAACTGAAATGTTTGAGTTGCTTAATGAGCCTACAATTATACCACCTACAATACCCGCAATGACACCTGATAACGGCGGTGCACCTGAAGCTAATGCGATACCCAGACACAAAGGAAGGGCAACTAAGAAAACCACTAAACCTGAAGGCAGATTTTCTTTGATCCCTCCTGAGAAACTTTTATTTTTTTTCATGGCTGAAAAAATGTTTAAAAAAATTTTGAAATATGGACGAATTGCCGCTGGATGAGCGGCATATTATAAAGTAAAAGCAGTGCATTAAATGGATTATTAATACACTGCAAATTTATCTAGGCCTCTGGAGGAGGTGAAAATATATTGAGGTAAGGCGACAGATGACTGCGGTCATCGGTCTGCACAAAAAGTGCACCTTCAGAATCTGGCTCAAAAAACTTCAGGTGATCATACACGCTGAGGGTTTTTGGAAGCGTCTTTTCAACAACAGATAAGAATGATGAATAATGAGAATGAGTTTCTTCTTCATTCACCACCACATTGGTTTTCACCAAATCCCATTTCAGAACCGCAGCGATGCTTGGCAAGGCTGTAAAGTTCAATACAATGAGTAATGTGATCGTGCTCCAGATTTTCATTCTTTTCTAAGATTTTTAAAGAGTTCTTCTGCTCATCGTCCAGGAATCTTCGCTAAGATTATAGATCTTTTGGATGTCTTTCAATTCTTTTTCGAAATCGATTTCAAGATCAATAATTTTACCCGTTCTCATATCGAAAACCCATCCGTGTACAACAGGATACTCTTCTGCGATGTATCTTTCCTGTACACATGCCATTTTGATAACATTGATGCACTGTTCGAGTACATTCAATTCTACCAGTCGGTCATAACGCTTATCGGCATCCTCGATACCGTCCAGCTCTGCCTGATGAATTCTGTAAACATCACGGATGTTTCTTAACCAGGGATTAAGAATTCCCAAATCCTGAGGAGTCATGGCTGCTTTCACCCCACCACAGTTGTAATGGCCACATACTATGATATGCTTCACTTTAAGATGAGATACTGCGTATTCTACTACAGAAGCTGCGCTCATATCTAAAGCATTTACAACGTTGGCAATGTTTCTGTGCACAAAAACTTCCCCTGGCTTTGCCCCCATCAGTTCTTCAGCTGTAGCTCTACTGTCTGAACATCCGATGTAAAGATAATCAGGTGTCTGACCGCTTGCCAATTCACTGAAAAAATCAGGGTTGTCTCCTAACTTAGACTCTACCCACTTTCTGTTGTTTTCGAAAATAACTTCGTACGATTGTGACATAAAAATAAATATTTAAAGGTTATAATTATTTGTTTCGTTTAAATTATTTTCTTTTCTAATAGGTATAATCAATAATTATACAAATCTACTTTATTTGTTTCAGTATAAAAATTTTTTTAACAATGTTTAATATTTTCAGATCTGATTATTTATATAACCTTCTGTAGCGTCCTGATTAGGATAAATTTTTGCCGGATTCCCTGCCACTACAGAATTATCCGGCACATCAAAGTTAACATAAGCGTTCGGAGCTACCAAAACATTTTTTCCGATGATCACTTTTCCCACAATTACAGCATTGGAACCAATCCAGACTTGATCACCAATTACAGGATAACCTTCGTTTTTGCCTCTGTTCTGTTGCCCGATGGTAACTCCCTGAGCAATATTACAGTTTTTACCGATTTTAGTTTTGGGATTGATGACCAGGCTTCCCCAATGCCCGAGATAAAATCCTTCTCCAATTTCTGTTTCAGGGTAAATCTGGAAACCATATTTAATCTGAAAATGACGGAGAACAATTCGCCAGTATAGGCCTAAAACAGGCATTTTGCTGTATTTTTGAGCTTTTCTTAAAATGTAAATAAAATGTAGATTGGGATTCAGACATTTGGTCCAAATCTGAAAAGTTGAAAGCCATTTTCCGCTTTCACGGTAAAAATCTTTTTGAATAGTAGAGTGTTGATCTGCCATAAAACAAATGTAGAAAAATCTGATTCAGTTTTAAAATTACAATTTATTTATAATTCATCAAGTATAGATGCAATTTTCTGAACCGAATTTTCAAGATTAAAAGGCATTTCTGCCTGACTGAGCTTTGCCAGATGCGAATTGAAAAATGTTTTGTCGGTAATGGCGGT
It includes:
- the pth gene encoding aminoacyl-tRNA hydrolase, with product MKYLIVGLGNKGVEYENTRHNIGFKVAEKIAETLEVSFNTTNFGWMAEGKYKGRKVFVLKPDTYMNLSGNAVKYWMQKENIPLENVLIITDDLALPFGTLRMKMKGSDAGHNGLKNINEVLQTQNYARLRFGISAEFSEGRQVDYVLGTWNAEESEKLSERIEKFAKASLSFVFAGIGNTMSAFNGK
- a CDS encoding SulP family inorganic anion transporter, whose product is MKKNKSFSGGIKENLPSGLVVFLVALPLCLGIALASGAPPLSGVIAGIVGGIIVGSLSNSNISVSGPAAGLTAIVLTAITDLGAFELFLCAGIIAGLIQLVLGFIRAGSISNYFPNNVIEGMLAAIGIIIILKQIPHAVGFDKDYEGHESIFDNGINFNYFSELIRAIHPGAIVITVISLAVLLSWDRIPALKRLKVLPGALVAVTIGILLNEIFKSTGSSLAIGKEHLVSLPVPKNLDDFKNYITLPDFAGFLNWKVWLTGATIAVVASIETLLCIEASDRLDMQKRITDTNLELKAQGLGNLVSSFIGGLPMTSVVVRSSANANAGATSKASTIIHGVLLLICVLSIPVVLNLIPFATLAAVLLLVGYKLAKPATFKHFWQLGKFQFIPFVATVVAVVATDLLKGVGIGLAISVFYILQGNMKRAYYLSKEKLDDADEITIKLAEEVSFLNKAAIKKTLKNIKPNSKVIFDARSTAYIATDVLEMIQEFANIRASEEDIEVELLGFKTSYKDYETDENSHIVITHKRAM
- a CDS encoding carbonic anhydrase; translation: MSQSYEVIFENNRKWVESKLGDNPDFFSELASGQTPDYLYIGCSDSRATAEELMGAKPGEVFVHRNIANVVNALDMSAASVVEYAVSHLKVKHIIVCGHYNCGGVKAAMTPQDLGILNPWLRNIRDVYRIHQAELDGIEDADKRYDRLVELNVLEQCINVIKMACVQERYIAEEYPVVHGWVFDMRTGKIIDLEIDFEKELKDIQKIYNLSEDSWTMSRRTL
- a CDS encoding serine O-acetyltransferase encodes the protein MADQHSTIQKDFYRESGKWLSTFQIWTKCLNPNLHFIYILRKAQKYSKMPVLGLYWRIVLRHFQIKYGFQIYPETEIGEGFYLGHWGSLVINPKTKIGKNCNIAQGVTIGQQNRGKNEGYPVIGDQVWIGSNAVIVGKVIIGKNVLVAPNAYVNFDVPDNSVVAGNPAKIYPNQDATEGYINNQI